In Gossypium hirsutum isolate 1008001.06 chromosome D06, Gossypium_hirsutum_v2.1, whole genome shotgun sequence, one genomic interval encodes:
- the LOC107901830 gene encoding uncharacterized protein: MAEGTTMVLKVDLQCYRCYRKVKKVLCKYPEIRDQKYDEKANTVTITVVSIDPQCIKTKISCKAGSCIKSIEIKPPEKKTTDKDKDKDKDKDKPPKKEPETKIVWILCKVCNTWHPEGPCNQTIYIPLPLAKACNENCGKKMCCNGCGGSGCKSCLGHGWISWYCGACSSSKASCKGCGSSSCSGCSNWSSWSCSGCGSSSCGGCCTGCGSRSCGGGCSGSGGYGYGYGYYNSWSCRGCNSTSCGGCKGSISSSCKGCGSFWCKGCGGGGGGGGSCGCGRCGRCYDGIEHKTSGYCTPM; this comes from the exons ATGGCAGAG GGCACAACAATGGTGTTGAAAGTTGACCTTCAGTGCTACCGTTGCTATCGGAAGGTCAAGAAAGTGCTCTGCAAATATCCGG AAATAAGAGACCAGAAATACGATGAGAAGGCAAATACGGTGACCATCACTGTGGTCTCCATCGATCCTCAGTGTATCAAGACCAAGATAAGCTGCAAGGCCGGCAGTTGCATCAAAAGCATTGAGATTAAACCGCCTGAAAAGAAAACAACagataaagataaagataaagataaagataaagaTAAGCCTCCTAAGAAGGAACCTGAGACAAAAATAGTATGGATACTTTGTAAGGTATGCAACACGTGGCATCCTGAAGGTCCATGCAACCAGACCATATATATTCCACTCCCACTGGCAAAGGCATGCAATGAGAATTGCGGGAAAAAAATGTGTTGTAATGGTTGTGGGGGCAGTGGGTGCAAAAGCTGCTTAGGTCATGGGTGGATCAGCTGGTATTGTGGTGCTTGTAGCAGCAGCAAGGCTTCATGTAAAGGTTGCGGCAGCTCTTCTTGTAGCGGATGCAGCAACTGGTCGTCCTGGTCATGCAGCGGGTGTGGAAGCTCTTCTTGTGGAGGGTGTTGCACAGGTTGCGGCAGCAGATCATGTGGTGGGGGTTGTAGTGGTAGTGGTGGATACGGATACGGATACGGATACTACAATAGCTGGAGTTGCAGAGGGTGCAACAGCACTTCTTGTGGCGGATGCAAAGGCTCTATTTCGTCTTCATGTAAGGGGTGCGGCAGCTTTTGGTGCAAGGgttgtggtggtggtggtggtggtggtggatcATGTGGTTGTGGGAGGTGCGGCCGTTGTTATGATGGGATTGAACATAAAACGTCAGGTTATTGTACTCCCATGTGA